A single Thermotoga sp. DNA region contains:
- a CDS encoding flagellar hook-basal body complex protein has product MMRSLYSGITGLKNFQVAMDIVGNNISNVNTVGFKASRVNFETMLAQTIKAGRAPQESVGGTNPMQIGLGSQVASIDKIMTQGSFQNTGVKTDLAIQGDGFFIVSDGSAYYYTRAGAFTLDSNGNLIQTSTGYKVQGWTAVQDPETGERYIDTNRPIGDLVISAGMTMPAKKTSNVRFEGNLNSDVGPGSFTITLTDDNGVDHDVRVWF; this is encoded by the coding sequence ATGATGAGATCTTTATACAGCGGTATCACGGGGCTCAAGAACTTCCAGGTTGCAATGGACATCGTGGGGAACAACATTTCCAATGTGAACACGGTGGGATTCAAGGCGTCGAGGGTGAACTTCGAAACGATGCTCGCCCAGACGATCAAGGCTGGCAGAGCTCCCCAGGAAAGTGTGGGAGGAACCAATCCCATGCAAATCGGCCTTGGGTCTCAGGTAGCGAGTATCGACAAGATCATGACACAGGGTTCCTTCCAGAACACAGGTGTGAAAACGGACCTTGCTATACAGGGTGATGGATTTTTCATCGTATCCGATGGCAGCGCTTACTATTACACGAGAGCAGGAGCGTTCACACTGGACAGCAACGGAAACCTGATTCAGACTTCAACAGGTTACAAGGTTCAGGGATGGACGGCCGTTCAGGATCCCGAAACGGGTGAGAGGTACATCGACACCAACAGACCTATTGGGGATCTGGTGATCAGTGCAGGTATGACAATGCCCGCGAAGAAAACATCGAACGTGAGATTCGAGGGAAATCTGAACTCCGATGTGGGGCCAGGATCTTTCACCATCACCCTGACGGACGACAACGGTGTCGATCACGACGTTCGGGTGTGGTTTG
- a CDS encoding flagellar hook assembly protein FlgD, which yields MIYDLGNIYYSTLQGVRANSTASKSLDKEAFLRLLLQELEMQDPLEPMETKDMISQLSQLTSLEQITNLTSAVRDFVEAQTSVNPAQLASLIGKYVVVKNNTVNLKDGEADSIIFSLDQDAHVVVQILDENGNVVRTEDLGTVEAGVHGWQWDGRDDSGVSLPDGTYTYHVYRISTDGGLEEIGGIEGGLVEAVQIKDGEGFVLVNGSLYPVDSILEISQEGDA from the coding sequence GTGATATACGATCTTGGAAACATCTATTACTCGACTCTTCAGGGTGTGAGAGCAAACTCTACTGCCAGCAAATCGCTTGATAAGGAGGCATTTCTCAGGTTGCTTCTTCAGGAACTGGAAATGCAGGATCCCCTGGAGCCAATGGAAACGAAGGATATGATTTCCCAGCTCTCTCAGCTCACCAGTCTGGAACAGATCACAAACCTCACAAGTGCTGTGAGGGACTTTGTTGAGGCACAAACGAGTGTGAATCCAGCACAGCTTGCATCCCTGATAGGCAAGTACGTCGTGGTGAAGAACAATACGGTGAATTTGAAAGATGGAGAAGCAGACAGCATCATATTCAGCCTCGATCAGGATGCGCACGTTGTGGTTCAGATCCTCGATGAGAATGGCAATGTGGTGAGGACAGAGGATTTGGGAACCGTTGAGGCGGGTGTTCACGGCTGGCAATGGGACGGTAGAGACGACAGTGGTGTGAGCCTGCCGGACGGAACTTATACCTATCATGTGTACAGGATCTCCACGGACGGTGGATTGGAAGAAATAGGTGGTATAGAAGGTGGTCTGGTGGAGGCTGTTCAGATAAAGGACGGAGAGGGTTTTGTTCTGGTAAACGGATCGCTCTATCCCGTTGATTCAATCCTGGAGATCTCTCAGGAGGGTGATGCGTGA